Part of the Kangiella geojedonensis genome is shown below.
TGTGTATCTGGCGGCATCGGAATGCACCGTTTCCCCGACTTCTTTAGCCGTATGCATGCGGCGAGTGTGACGGACACGCTTGGCGGGACCTTGGTTTTGCTAGGTTTGATGCTGCAAGTGGATGGCCAGTACTTAGTGTTGGTGAAATTGGTGCTCGTTTTATTGTTTATATTACTCACCAGCCCAACAGGCAGTCACGCATTAGCTAAAGCGGCCTTGCACGGTGGTTTACGACCAAAGCTAGGAAGTAAACAAGACGAGAAGGACGCTGATGTATTGAATAATTTTGGGCGTACAGATGCGCCTGACACAGATAAGAATAAGGAGTAGAGCCATAGAGATTTTAATTAATGTCATCCTGCTGGCGTTCTTAGCAATTACTGCTCTGTCCTTAGCCTTCACTAAGGATCTGTTCGCTTCAGTGATGTTGACGGGGATTTACAGTCTATTGTCGGCAGCCTTCTTTGTCTTAATGGATGCTGTTGATGTGGCCTTTACGGAAGCGGCTGTTGGTGCGGGAATTTCAACCATTTTGATGGTGACGACCCTGACCATGACCGGACGCTTCGAGAATCGTAAATTACATCATCCGAAAATTGCTTTAAGTGTTGTCATTGTTACCGGAGTTATGCTGATTATCGGGACTATGGACATGCCGGCATTTGGCTCAGACACGGCACCGGCGCAAGTTCACGTAGGCCCTTACTACATTATGCAGTCGGGTGAAGATATTGATATTCCTAACATCGTTACCTCGGTATTAGCCAGTTATCGTGGCTTCGATACTTTTGGCGAAGTGGTCGTGGTGTTTACTGCGGTGATCGGTGTTTTGGCATTACTTGAGTTTTCGCGCAAAGAGAATGAAGTCGCTGAAAGACCTGCGCCAATGTTCCAGCATAAGATTTTGCGTATTGTGAGCAAAATTCTAATCCCACCCATTATGTTATTCGCGTTATATGTTCAATTTCACGGCGAGTATGGCCCTGGTGGTGGTTTCCAAGCGGGTGTTATTTTTGCTTCGAGCATTATTCTTTACGCCATGTTATTTGGCATTGAGCAAACGCGCAAGGCGGTGTCGATGCCAGTGGTTAAAATTTTGGCTGCACTTGGCGTTTTGATTTACGGTAGCGTCGGTATTGTGAGTATGCTTAATGGTGGCAACTACTTGAATTACAGCGTTCTAGCGGAGAATGATATTACTGGACAACATGTCGGTATCATCATTATTGAGCTGGGCGTGGGTATTACGGTTGCGACAGCGATGATTTTGATCTTCTTAACCTTTGCTAGAAGAATCGGCAAAACCAACTCCAATTCGAGTACGAAGGAGGGGACTGCATGAGCTTTCTAGAACAATATAATTACTGGATTGTCATTTTCCTCATGATGAGCGGTTTTTATATCGTGATTGCACACGGTAATTTAATCAAAAAGCTGATGGGGTTAACGATTTTCCAGACGTCGGTGTTTATTCTATACATCAGTATCAGTAAAGTGATTGGCGGAACTGCGCCAATTCTTGATGATCGATACACCATTTACTCAAACCCTTTACCTCACGTATTAATCCTGACGGCGATTGTTGTTGGCGTTGCTACCACAGCGCTAGGCTTGGCTTTAGCGGTGCGAATTAAAGAAGCTTATGGCACCGTTGAAGAAGACGTGATTCAAGAAAAAGATTTACAGCAAGAGGGTTCTGCAGAGTGATTCAACATTTACCTATTTTGCAGGTAATCATTCCATTACTTGCAGCTCCAATATGCTTCATTCTAAAGGAAGCGCGTCTGGTACGTTGGTTTGTATTAATCGCCAACGTCATGGCTTTTGTCATCAGCATTATGCTGCTCCAGCAAGTCAATCTACACGGCACACTGGTTTATTCGCTAGGAGGCTGGGAAGCGCCAATCGGTATTGAGTATCGGATTGATGAGCTGAATGCTTATTTGCTGATACTGGTCACTTCAATCAGCACTATTACGTTGATGGCGGCTGGCAAAAGCTTGACCAAAGAAATTTCAGAGTCAAAAATCACCTATTTCTACATCGCATACATGCTGTGCCTCACAGGCCTGCTGGGTATCGTTGCGACAGGTGATGCCTTTAATGTATTTGTATTCCTAGAGGTTTCTTCATTAGCGTCTTACACCATGATTGCCATGGGTAATGACCGTCGTTCATTGTGGGCGTCCTATCAGTATCTGATTATGGGGACCATTGGGGCGACCTTCATATTGATTGGTATTGGTCTGATGTACATGATGACTGGTACTCTGAATATGTACGATCTTGCGGAGCGCTTACCAGAAGTTGAGCATACGAAAACTATATTCACAGCGTTTGCGTTTTTCTTGGTGGGTGTTTGCTTAAAGCTGGCTTTATTCCCGTTACACCTATGGTTGCCTAACGCTTATGCTTATGCGCCATCAATCGCAACCGTATTCTTGGCTGCGACGGCGACTAAAGTGGCGATTTACGTCCTGCTACGCTTTATATTCTCGGTCTATGGCTTCGAGTTCTCCTTTGCGCATCTTCCTTTGACTGAAATATTGGTCAGCTTGGGACTGCTTGGTGTGATTGCAGCGTCAATCGTGGCGATTTATCAGACTAACGTTAAGCGCTTGTTTGCCTACTCCAGTGTCAGTCAAATTGGCTACATGATATTAGGCATTGGTGTCGGTTCAAAAACGGGCTTAACAGCGACGATGTTACACCTGTTTAATCATGCTCTGATGAAAAGCGCCATCTTCTTGGCTTTAGCGGGCGTGGTCTATCGAGTGGGTAGCGTGAATATTAAAGCGTTCGCTGGACTCGGGCGTCAAATGCCTTGGACCATGGCAGCGATTTTAGTCGGTGGCTTGAGCTTGATCGGCGTGCCTCTGACGGTCGGTTTTGTCAGCAAGTGGTATCTGGTCTTAGCGTTATTAGAGAGTAATATGTGGCCGGTTGCTGTGTTGGTGTTAGTTGGTTCTCTGTTGGCGATGGCTTATATCTGGCGTCTTGTTGAAGTCGCTTACTTCAAGCCAGCGCTACAAAATAATCAAGCTTACAAAGAGGCGCCGTTGGCCATCCTCATTCCCGCGTGGATTTTTGTGATAGCGAATATTTACTTCGGTATTGATACCAGCTTTACCGCTGGTGTTTCAGAGAAAACCGCAGAATTGTTGTTTGGGGGCGTTCGATGATAGACGCAATCATGACTCAAGACCTATTAATGCAATGGATCATCATTTTGCCACTACTGGCGATCCCTGGAATTTTATTGTTCCACAAAACGCCAAACTTGCGTGAGGCTGCGACGCTTATCGTCGGTGGCCTGTTGTTAATCGCGGTTATCGCTTTCTACCAAGGTTTTGACGCTGGGAAAGCGCCATATGTTCATTGGTGGGAGCTGATGCCTGGGCTGGATATAGCGTTCCGAGCAGAGCCTTTGGGTGTATTATTCAGCTTAGTTGCAGGCTCATTGTGGTTAGTGACGTCAGTGTACGCAATAGGCTACATGCGTGGCCATGGCGAAACGAATCAAACTCGTTTTTACTGCTGTTTCGCCATTGCGATCTCAGGCGTGATGGGCTTGGCCTTTGCGGATAATTTATTCACCTTATTCGTATTCTATGAAGTACTGACCCTTTCAACCTATCCGTTGGTGACTCACGCGGGCACAGACAAGGCGCGACATGGTGGCCGAGTTTACTTATCCATCTTGTTGAGTACCTCTATTCTATTCTTCCTATTCGCGATTATTGGCACTTGGGCTGAAGCTGAAACACTCACTTTCGTGCAAGGTGGTGTTTTTGATACGACTACGTCTAAAACAGTGCTATCGGTGCTATTGGTACTCTTTATTTTCGGTATCGGCAAAGCCGCTGTGATGCCTTTCCATCGTTGGCTACCGGCTGCAATGGTCGCGCCGACACCGGTCAGTGCGTTATTACACGCAGTGGCAGTAGTGAAGGCGGGTGTCTTCACTATCCTGAAAGTGTGCGTGTATATTTTTGGTATTGACTTACTGGCTGACCTAGCGATTACCGATTGGTTGTTATACCTAGCCACGGCAGGCGTGCTATTAGCCTCGTTAGTTGCGATGCGCCAAGATAACCTAAAAAAGCGTTTAGCCTACTCAACAGTAGGGCAGCTGGGTTACATCACTATTGGTGCTTTATTAGCAACCCAAGCCGGTGTTTTAGGCGGTGCCTTGCATATCGTGGCTCACGCTTTCGGTAAGATTACCTTATTCTTCTGTGCCGGCGCGATCATGGTTGCTGCCCACAAAACTGAGATTAGCGACATGCGCGGTCTTGGTAAATCCATGCCGATTACCATGATTGCGTTCTTTATCGGCAGTATGAGCATTATTGGGTTACCGCCAGCTGCGGGTATGTGGAGCAAATGGTATTTATTCATGGGAACGTTGGAAGCGGATCAGTTAGCCGTGATGATTATTTTGATGATCAGCTCACTGCTTAACATCGCTTACTTGTTACCAATTCCGTTACGCGCCTTCTTTGATGGTGAGCGTAGCGTGGTTACTATCCAACGTGACCAAGTTAAAGAGGCCCCTTGGCCCAGTTTATTAGCATTGAGTATTACTGCGATTATGACGATGGTTTTCTTTTTCTGGCCTCAAGTTTTCTATGGCTTAGCTGAGTCGCTTGCAAGCGTCGCTGGAGGGACTAATGGATAAGCAAAACGATAACGAGAAACAGTACTTATTTGATAATCCTAAAAACGTAAAACGTTTGCTATACATTGTGTATGCCTGCTGTGCGATATTAGTCTTACTCGAGTTTGTGATTCACCGCCACATTTACCATTCGTGGGAAGAGCTGTTTGGCTTTTACCCGATCTATGGCTTTGTGGGTTGTGTTGTCTTGGTATTAGTCGCAAAGTGGATGAGAACTTTTTTGATGCGTGACGAAGATTATTACGACAAGATTGAAAAGAAGCAGCACCCAGCGCCATTAAATCAATCAAAAGAAACTGTGCAAGCGCAAGGAGGTAACGATGTGGATGCCTGAGTTACCAGCGTTTGTCCCGTTCTTTATTGGCGCACTGATTGCTTTAGTCACTACCGGAAAGGTTCGTCAGGCGGTGTTATTAATCACACCAGTGTTGAGCGGCCTGCATTTATTGACCGTGCCAGTGGGGACCATATTAAGCTTTAGTTTCCTCAACTTTGAACTCGAAGTCTTTGAAGTCGATAAGCTGAGCCTGTTATTTGGTTATATTTTCCACATTGCAGCCTTTATCTGCATGCTATTCGCTTTGCACGTTAAAGATACGTTGCAACAAGTCAGTGGCTTATTGTACGCCGGTAGTGCTATTGGAGCCGTGTTTGCCGGGGACTTGATAACCCTGTTTATCTTCTGGGAATTGCTAGCCGTTACCTCAGTCTTTTTGAT
Proteins encoded:
- the mnhG gene encoding monovalent cation/H(+) antiporter subunit G; this encodes MSELIDGLSWGLLLLGGFICVSGGIGMHRFPDFFSRMHAASVTDTLGGTLVLLGLMLQVDGQYLVLVKLVLVLLFILLTSPTGSHALAKAALHGGLRPKLGSKQDEKDADVLNNFGRTDAPDTDKNKE
- a CDS encoding monovalent cation/H+ antiporter subunit D family protein, with translation MIQHLPILQVIIPLLAAPICFILKEARLVRWFVLIANVMAFVISIMLLQQVNLHGTLVYSLGGWEAPIGIEYRIDELNAYLLILVTSISTITLMAAGKSLTKEISESKITYFYIAYMLCLTGLLGIVATGDAFNVFVFLEVSSLASYTMIAMGNDRRSLWASYQYLIMGTIGATFILIGIGLMYMMTGTLNMYDLAERLPEVEHTKTIFTAFAFFLVGVCLKLALFPLHLWLPNAYAYAPSIATVFLAATATKVAIYVLLRFIFSVYGFEFSFAHLPLTEILVSLGLLGVIAASIVAIYQTNVKRLFAYSSVSQIGYMILGIGVGSKTGLTATMLHLFNHALMKSAIFLALAGVVYRVGSVNIKAFAGLGRQMPWTMAAILVGGLSLIGVPLTVGFVSKWYLVLALLESNMWPVAVLVLVGSLLAMAYIWRLVEVAYFKPALQNNQAYKEAPLAILIPAWIFVIANIYFGIDTSFTAGVSEKTAELLFGGVR
- a CDS encoding DUF4040 domain-containing protein, whose amino-acid sequence is MRLTQIRIRSRAIEILINVILLAFLAITALSLAFTKDLFASVMLTGIYSLLSAAFFVLMDAVDVAFTEAAVGAGISTILMVTTLTMTGRFENRKLHHPKIALSVVIVTGVMLIIGTMDMPAFGSDTAPAQVHVGPYYIMQSGEDIDIPNIVTSVLASYRGFDTFGEVVVVFTAVIGVLALLEFSRKENEVAERPAPMFQHKILRIVSKILIPPIMLFALYVQFHGEYGPGGGFQAGVIFASSIILYAMLFGIEQTRKAVSMPVVKILAALGVLIYGSVGIVSMLNGGNYLNYSVLAENDITGQHVGIIIIELGVGITVATAMILIFLTFARRIGKTNSNSSTKEGTA
- a CDS encoding cation:proton antiporter subunit C, translated to MSFLEQYNYWIVIFLMMSGFYIVIAHGNLIKKLMGLTIFQTSVFILYISISKVIGGTAPILDDRYTIYSNPLPHVLILTAIVVGVATTALGLALAVRIKEAYGTVEEDVIQEKDLQQEGSAE
- a CDS encoding monovalent cation/H+ antiporter subunit D family protein, coding for MIDAIMTQDLLMQWIIILPLLAIPGILLFHKTPNLREAATLIVGGLLLIAVIAFYQGFDAGKAPYVHWWELMPGLDIAFRAEPLGVLFSLVAGSLWLVTSVYAIGYMRGHGETNQTRFYCCFAIAISGVMGLAFADNLFTLFVFYEVLTLSTYPLVTHAGTDKARHGGRVYLSILLSTSILFFLFAIIGTWAEAETLTFVQGGVFDTTTSKTVLSVLLVLFIFGIGKAAVMPFHRWLPAAMVAPTPVSALLHAVAVVKAGVFTILKVCVYIFGIDLLADLAITDWLLYLATAGVLLASLVAMRQDNLKKRLAYSTVGQLGYITIGALLATQAGVLGGALHIVAHAFGKITLFFCAGAIMVAAHKTEISDMRGLGKSMPITMIAFFIGSMSIIGLPPAAGMWSKWYLFMGTLEADQLAVMIILMISSLLNIAYLLPIPLRAFFDGERSVVTIQRDQVKEAPWPSLLALSITAIMTMVFFFWPQVFYGLAESLASVAGGTNG